One window of Brevibacterium pigmentatum genomic DNA carries:
- a CDS encoding Na+/H+ antiporter subunit A, producing MTGAFFGASVIAYPLVRLLGRNAFFFLALVPFAGLLWSLSTISDLFGPAAQPIVENLNWLPELGLGGVFRLDVLSWIMTLLVTGVGALVFVYCARYFPPDEPGLARFAGIFMAFAGMMYGLVVADELLMLYLFWEGTTVFSYLLIGHSQSRRRSRQAALQALIVTTAGGLAMLVGMILLITATGTGQISTLVDRAQSGMDTGGIIVSAVILILVGAVSKSALMPFHFWLPGAMAAPTPVSAYLHAAAMVKAGIYLVLRLAPGYNNLPGWSEVLLTLGLLTMFIGGWQALKQTDLKLLLAFGTVSQLGFLATMASFGTPDITKAALGLLIAHALFKSCLFLCVGIIDHRAGTRDLTKLSGGWKAFPVVAVCATIAAASMAGLPPLLGFAAKEAAYSTLLSSPDKASVIAFIGIMIGSILTVAYSARFVWGAFSTKPGVDDIARRDEKLTLVVSPLILTALTLALGPGVGLLDGYFSAWTAGLPAVAEGDGHYHLALWHGFEPALAFTAVTVAAGVALFIFRRPFAKVQATLPSGLDFHELYRMLIGWMEALALWVTARTQRGSLPFYQGVVYIVLVAGLGLAIISNDTWNITFRLWDTPLDLIVAAVLVIVAIGATRAKKRFTAVVVTGISGYAMVAYFAFVGAPDLALTQVLVETITIVVFVLVLRRLPARIGESTGRLTPAWRAIIGGAVGITMMLVVLIAAGVRVADPISVDFGQLAYELGHGKNIVNVTLVDIRAWDTMGEISVLVAAGTGIAGLIFVRGREGHLHRFERKKDGTEAAGRIRFQPVAEDVVDLHYSGRGEGLSQKRASWLIAGRTLAPRNRSIILEVTARLIFHAVIVFSVYLLFAGHNHPGGGFAGGLVAGLALVVRYLAGGKYELAEAAPFTPSGMLGTGLVTAILTVIFGWIWGETVFDSVYLEGDLPLLGHLSFGTSTFFDIGVYLIVVGLMLDILRSLGAEVDLHQERDEMMLTNRIHDNVNFSENMGATAEHRAVSEIIDRVNELDVDNGAEGGRL from the coding sequence ATGACAGGCGCCTTCTTCGGGGCATCTGTCATTGCCTACCCTCTGGTTCGCCTGCTCGGCCGCAACGCCTTCTTCTTCCTCGCCCTCGTTCCCTTCGCGGGACTCCTGTGGAGCCTGTCGACGATCTCCGATCTGTTCGGCCCCGCCGCTCAGCCGATCGTCGAGAACCTCAACTGGCTGCCCGAACTCGGCCTCGGCGGAGTCTTCCGCCTCGACGTGCTCTCCTGGATCATGACGCTGCTGGTCACCGGGGTCGGCGCCCTCGTCTTCGTCTACTGCGCACGCTACTTCCCGCCCGACGAGCCGGGACTGGCTCGATTCGCGGGAATCTTCATGGCCTTCGCCGGAATGATGTACGGGCTCGTCGTCGCCGACGAACTGCTCATGCTCTACCTGTTCTGGGAAGGCACCACCGTCTTCTCCTACCTGCTCATCGGGCACAGCCAGTCCCGCCGCCGCTCGCGGCAGGCAGCCCTGCAGGCACTCATCGTCACCACCGCCGGCGGGTTGGCCATGCTCGTCGGCATGATCCTGCTCATCACCGCTACCGGCACCGGGCAGATCTCGACCCTGGTCGACCGCGCCCAGTCCGGCATGGACACCGGCGGGATCATCGTCTCCGCCGTCATCCTCATCCTCGTCGGAGCGGTCTCGAAGTCCGCGCTCATGCCGTTCCACTTCTGGCTGCCCGGCGCCATGGCCGCCCCCACCCCGGTGAGCGCCTACCTGCACGCCGCGGCCATGGTGAAGGCGGGAATCTACCTCGTCCTGCGCTTGGCACCGGGCTACAACAACCTCCCCGGCTGGTCCGAGGTGCTGCTCACCCTGGGTCTGCTGACGATGTTCATCGGCGGCTGGCAGGCGCTGAAGCAGACCGACCTCAAACTGCTTCTGGCCTTCGGCACGGTCTCCCAGCTCGGATTCCTCGCCACCATGGCCTCGTTCGGCACTCCGGACATCACGAAGGCGGCCCTGGGTCTGCTCATCGCCCATGCCCTGTTCAAGTCCTGCCTGTTCCTGTGCGTCGGCATCATCGACCACCGTGCCGGCACTCGTGATCTGACGAAGCTCTCCGGCGGTTGGAAGGCCTTCCCCGTCGTCGCCGTGTGCGCGACGATCGCGGCCGCCTCGATGGCCGGACTGCCTCCGCTGCTCGGCTTCGCCGCGAAAGAAGCCGCGTACTCGACCCTCCTGTCCTCACCGGACAAAGCTTCGGTCATCGCCTTCATCGGCATCATGATCGGCTCGATCCTCACCGTCGCCTATTCGGCCCGCTTCGTCTGGGGCGCGTTCTCCACGAAGCCGGGAGTCGACGATATCGCCCGCCGCGACGAGAAGCTCACCCTCGTCGTCTCCCCGCTCATCCTCACCGCACTGACACTGGCGCTCGGCCCCGGAGTCGGACTGCTCGACGGCTACTTCTCCGCGTGGACCGCCGGGCTGCCGGCCGTGGCCGAGGGTGACGGGCACTACCACCTCGCTCTGTGGCACGGATTCGAACCGGCGCTCGCCTTCACCGCCGTGACCGTCGCCGCAGGTGTCGCCCTGTTCATCTTCCGCCGCCCCTTCGCGAAGGTCCAGGCGACGCTGCCGTCGGGACTGGACTTCCACGAGCTCTACCGGATGCTCATCGGCTGGATGGAAGCCCTGGCGCTGTGGGTCACCGCCCGCACCCAGCGCGGTTCGCTGCCGTTCTACCAGGGCGTGGTCTACATCGTCCTCGTCGCCGGACTGGGCCTGGCGATCATCTCCAACGACACGTGGAACATCACCTTCCGGCTCTGGGACACCCCGCTGGATCTCATCGTCGCGGCCGTGCTCGTCATCGTCGCGATCGGTGCCACCCGGGCCAAGAAGCGCTTCACCGCCGTCGTCGTCACCGGCATCTCCGGCTATGCCATGGTCGCCTACTTCGCCTTCGTCGGCGCCCCCGACCTGGCCCTGACCCAGGTGCTTGTCGAGACCATCACGATCGTCGTCTTCGTCCTCGTCCTCCGCCGGCTGCCGGCGCGCATCGGTGAGTCCACCGGCCGCCTCACCCCCGCCTGGCGGGCGATCATCGGCGGCGCCGTGGGCATCACTATGATGCTCGTGGTCCTCATCGCCGCCGGAGTGCGCGTGGCCGATCCGATCTCCGTCGACTTCGGTCAGCTCGCCTACGAGCTCGGCCACGGCAAGAACATCGTCAACGTCACCCTCGTCGACATCCGCGCCTGGGACACGATGGGCGAGATCTCCGTGCTCGTGGCCGCCGGAACCGGTATCGCCGGCCTCATCTTCGTGCGCGGACGCGAAGGCCACCTGCATCGGTTCGAAAGGAAGAAGGACGGCACCGAGGCGGCCGGTCGCATCCGCTTCCAACCCGTGGCCGAGGACGTCGTCGACCTCCACTACTCCGGCCGCGGGGAGGGCCTGTCGCAGAAGCGCGCGTCCTGGCTCATCGCCGGACGCACCCTGGCCCCACGCAACCGGTCGATCATCCTCGAAGTCACCGCGCGCCTGATCTTCCACGCCGTCATCGTCTTCTCCGTCTACCTCCTCTTCGCCGGCCACAACCATCCGGGCGGTGGATTCGCCGGCGGCCTCGTCGCCGGTCTCGCGCTCGTCGTCCGCTACCTCGCCGGAGGCAAATACGAACTCGCCGAGGCGGCTCCCTTCACTCCCTCGGGCATGCTGGGCACCGGCCTGGTCACCGCGATCCTGACCGTCATCTTCGGGTGGATCTGGGGTGAGACGGTCTTCGACTCCGTCTACCTCGAGGGCGATCTGCCGCTGCTGGGCCACCTGTCCTTCGGCACCTCGACGTTCTTCGACATCGGCGTCTACCTCATCGTCGTCGGCCTCATGCTCGACATCCTCCGCTCCCTCGGAGCCGAGGTCGACCTGCACCAGGAACGCGACGAGATGATGCTGACCAACCGCATCCACGACAATGTGAACTTCTCCGAGAACATGGGCGCCACCGCCGAACACCGTGCCGTGTCCGAGATCATCGACCGCGTCAACGAACTCGACGTCGACAACGGTGCGGAAGGAGGCCGCCTATGA
- the dcd gene encoding dCTP deaminase — MTLLSDRDIRAELDSGRIALDPYDPSLIQPASVDVCLDRYFRLFDNHKYAVIDPSLEQPELTRFVEAAPGEPFVLHPGEFVLASTHELVTLPVDVAARLEGKSSLGRLGLLTHSTAGFIDPGFSGHVTLELSNVATLPITLWPGMKIGQLCFFRLGSEAENPYGSQATGNRYQGQRGPTASRSHLNFYRRDM, encoded by the coding sequence GTGACTCTCCTTTCCGACCGCGACATCCGCGCCGAGCTCGACTCCGGACGCATCGCCCTCGACCCCTACGACCCGTCGCTGATCCAGCCGGCCAGCGTCGACGTGTGTCTCGATCGTTACTTCCGGCTCTTCGACAACCACAAGTACGCGGTCATCGATCCGAGCCTCGAACAGCCCGAACTCACGCGCTTCGTCGAAGCCGCTCCGGGCGAGCCCTTCGTCCTCCATCCGGGCGAGTTCGTCCTCGCCTCCACTCATGAGCTCGTGACTCTGCCCGTCGACGTCGCCGCTCGCCTCGAAGGCAAGTCCTCGCTCGGGCGTCTCGGCCTCCTGACCCACTCGACGGCCGGATTCATCGACCCCGGTTTCAGCGGCCACGTCACTCTGGAGCTGTCGAACGTCGCGACGCTGCCGATCACCCTGTGGCCCGGAATGAAGATCGGTCAGCTCTGCTTCTTCCGACTCGGCTCGGAGGCGGAGAATCCCTATGGTTCCCAAGCCACGGGCAACCGCTACCAGGGCCAGCGCGGTCCGACGGCCTCCCGCTCGCACCTCAACTTCTACCGGAGGGACATGTGA
- a CDS encoding LPXTG cell wall anchor domain-containing protein — translation MKTSRLVLAPAVAVALTGLAGAPAFAATESTATVPQQPLCAQGDQQSSNSSESDSSVPDESDPQATLAQAQVTRADIADDKKGIGFSGTGFTPDEKATVTVVGTDGTEYSPDKKLTVDEDGKVSGTYFFTVTDGAQVPVGEYSLYLTDLKSEKKSSKVTFEVVSKASEVDDPGKGDNKDDDKCDSATGPIKTPDETPSETESPKPSETKTEEPTTEAPKPSETKTEEPTTEAPKPSETKTEEPTTEAPKPSPSETDEADDKDKAPADDVKPGPAEAPDKEPTTEAPKPTETETEAPKDEEPKVDESEGADDAAEDEKNAEEEAPESTGPASPGTEDKKPAAAAQASMFIDPTEVSSEDFLNDGIKIGVSGAQPGEKVSITVEHAQGKVDRYTMTKEADSEGKVTFGVQAKVKAVLGTYNVRAQAESFDEPQGGSFTVLTNGTAVDEGGNGNGSDQGGSGSDLPRTGAEMTGLALGVGLLAVGAAAVIITRRRMNATDDPAEF, via the coding sequence GTGAAGACCTCGCGTCTTGTGCTTGCCCCCGCAGTAGCCGTTGCATTGACAGGTCTTGCTGGCGCCCCGGCGTTCGCAGCGACAGAGTCCACCGCTACGGTCCCTCAGCAACCGCTGTGCGCCCAGGGTGATCAGCAGTCATCGAACAGCTCCGAATCGGATTCCTCGGTTCCCGACGAGTCGGACCCGCAGGCGACCCTTGCGCAGGCGCAGGTGACCCGCGCCGACATCGCTGACGACAAGAAGGGAATCGGCTTCTCCGGCACCGGATTCACTCCGGACGAGAAAGCCACGGTGACCGTCGTCGGCACCGATGGCACCGAATACTCGCCGGACAAGAAGCTCACGGTCGACGAGGACGGAAAGGTCTCCGGCACCTACTTCTTCACCGTCACCGACGGTGCTCAGGTTCCCGTCGGCGAATACTCGCTCTACCTCACCGACCTCAAGTCCGAGAAGAAGTCCTCGAAGGTGACCTTCGAGGTTGTCTCCAAGGCGTCCGAGGTCGACGACCCGGGTAAGGGCGACAACAAGGACGACGACAAGTGCGACTCCGCCACCGGTCCGATCAAGACTCCGGACGAGACTCCCAGCGAGACGGAGTCCCCGAAGCCCTCGGAGACGAAGACCGAGGAGCCCACCACGGAGGCACCCAAGCCGTCGGAGACGAAGACCGAAGAGCCGACCACGGAAGCTCCCAAGCCTTCGGAGACCAAGACCGAAGAGCCCACGACCGAGGCACCGAAGCCGAGCCCGTCAGAGACCGACGAGGCCGATGACAAGGACAAGGCTCCTGCCGACGACGTGAAGCCGGGACCCGCCGAGGCTCCGGACAAGGAGCCCACCACCGAGGCCCCCAAGCCGACCGAGACCGAAACCGAAGCTCCGAAGGACGAAGAGCCGAAGGTTGACGAGTCCGAAGGCGCAGACGATGCCGCCGAAGACGAGAAGAATGCCGAAGAAGAGGCTCCCGAGTCCACCGGTCCGGCCAGCCCCGGCACCGAGGACAAGAAGCCTGCCGCAGCCGCGCAGGCCTCGATGTTCATCGACCCGACCGAGGTCAGCTCCGAGGACTTCCTCAATGACGGCATCAAGATCGGCGTCAGCGGGGCTCAGCCCGGCGAGAAGGTCTCCATCACGGTCGAGCATGCCCAAGGCAAGGTCGATCGCTACACGATGACCAAGGAAGCCGATTCCGAAGGCAAGGTCACGTTCGGTGTCCAGGCCAAGGTCAAGGCCGTGCTCGGCACCTACAACGTGCGTGCTCAGGCCGAGAGCTTCGATGAGCCCCAGGGCGGAAGCTTCACCGTGCTCACCAACGGCACCGCCGTCGATGAAGGCGGGAACGGAAACGGCAGCGACCAGGGCGGCTCCGGCAGCGACCTGCCGCGCACCGGTGCCGAGATGACCGGACTGGCGCTCGGCGTCGGTCTGCTCGCAGTCGGTGCAGCAGCCGTCATCATCACCCGTCGGCGCATGAACGCCACCGACGATCCCGCGGAGTTCTAA
- a CDS encoding ABC transporter — translation MNDELSLAGLQLDGREIDLGRLRAGTILGLMGSPDSTTSVVLSVASLPHVAPPPHFPTGRRSGRSRVRSWMKSYLRDADAGSGEAASAADRSAALTTFGLRPDVLRRRIDDLDATDRARLALAAAWASGAKWLTLIDPFGSVPGHLRTGLRSRFAELVAQHGRGVVFSSNSLTDHSIAEAGVADIEKDQLVAFGSLEQIVTEPRGSLPAELSGVNVYSGLARKGWLSIGHSAVRARTELDGKVFVTLGWRAALLSLDEHDPAFTSATVFESIVTGLRDRGSCLQAKLSPVDTEMGLALDVDLADLAGVPVRQTKPEDSAPSDATAESVEDSSSAADADSAAADADEKPTIGFGVLHPGLGATISELRANVKVGTHVFVEVDTSALHAYTVE, via the coding sequence TTGAACGATGAATTGTCCCTCGCGGGGCTGCAGCTCGACGGACGCGAGATCGACCTCGGACGTCTGCGAGCAGGGACAATCCTGGGACTCATGGGCAGCCCGGACAGCACCACTTCGGTGGTGCTGTCCGTGGCGTCCCTGCCCCACGTCGCACCGCCACCACACTTCCCGACCGGACGCCGGTCGGGTCGTTCGCGTGTGCGCAGCTGGATGAAGAGCTATCTTCGCGACGCCGATGCCGGATCTGGGGAGGCGGCATCGGCAGCGGACCGATCTGCTGCGCTGACGACATTCGGACTGCGGCCCGACGTTCTGCGCCGCCGCATCGACGACCTCGACGCGACCGATCGCGCCCGCCTCGCCCTGGCCGCGGCTTGGGCGAGCGGGGCGAAATGGCTGACCCTCATCGACCCGTTCGGTTCGGTCCCCGGCCATCTGCGCACCGGACTGCGGAGTCGCTTCGCCGAACTCGTCGCCCAGCACGGCCGCGGGGTCGTCTTCAGCTCGAATTCGCTGACCGACCACTCCATCGCCGAGGCGGGAGTGGCCGATATCGAAAAGGACCAACTCGTCGCGTTCGGCTCCCTTGAGCAGATCGTCACCGAACCGCGCGGTTCCCTGCCGGCCGAGCTCAGCGGGGTCAATGTCTATTCCGGGCTGGCTCGGAAGGGATGGCTGTCCATCGGCCATTCGGCCGTGCGCGCCCGCACCGAACTCGACGGGAAGGTGTTCGTGACTCTCGGCTGGCGTGCCGCCCTCCTGTCACTGGACGAACACGACCCGGCGTTCACCTCGGCGACGGTGTTCGAATCCATCGTCACCGGACTGCGCGATCGCGGCTCCTGCCTGCAGGCGAAGCTCTCACCGGTCGACACGGAGATGGGGCTCGCCCTCGACGTCGACCTCGCCGACCTCGCTGGAGTCCCCGTCAGGCAGACGAAGCCGGAGGACTCGGCGCCATCTGACGCAACCGCCGAATCGGTTGAGGATTCATCCTCAGCCGCCGACGCGGATTCAGCCGCCGCCGATGCGGACGAGAAGCCGACCATCGGATTCGGTGTCCTGCATCCGGGACTCGGCGCGACGATCTCCGAACTGCGTGCCAACGTCAAGGTCGGCACACATGTCTTCGTCGAGGTCGACACCTCCGCGCTGCACGCCTACACGGTTGAGTGA
- a CDS encoding NHL domain-containing thioredoxin family protein, giving the protein MNNSSPESSASATSSARDVKVRAPELVGRRWMNSGGKDLTLADLRGKVVLLDFWTFCCINCLHVLDELRPLEEKYSKELVIIGVHSPKFEFERTVEAVDQAVERYQVEHLVLDDPDLVTWQAYTARAWPTLAVIDPEGYLVATMSGEGHAAGLTEIIEGLIEEHSAKGTLHSGDGPYVPPPAPETDLFYPGKATRLPSGHLLVADSGHHSLVEYDDDAATIIRRIGTGVRGSEDGDFASASFSEPGGITVLPAELAAEVGYQIVVADTVNHTLRGIDLENETVTTIAGTGEQHMVGAIDNVRGKPGELGRYDGPARDVKLSSPWDVLFVPSTAEVVVAMAGNHTIWSFDPKDGTIRILSGTMNEGLVDGDGESAWFAQSSGLDLGSAGEVFVADSETSAIRRLDPATGEVSSLVGVGLFDFGFRDGPAAEARLQHPLGVRSLPDGSVAIADTYNGAIRRFDPKTEEVTTLARGLREPSDIVLIDNEGTPDDAELIVVESAAHALTRVKLPKDAQKVDEGALTTKRPSTEIASGPVSLTVSFTVPAGQKLDDRWGDPTFLQVSATPPELIVSGAGGAEGLNRDIVIDPEFTEGVLHVTARAAACDGEPGGEIPLHAACHLYQQDWGIPVELVDSAPNELTLDLRGA; this is encoded by the coding sequence ATGAACAACAGCAGTCCAGAAAGCTCCGCGTCAGCCACCTCGTCGGCACGGGACGTCAAGGTCCGTGCGCCCGAACTCGTCGGTCGCCGGTGGATGAACTCCGGCGGCAAGGACCTGACCCTGGCCGACCTGCGCGGAAAGGTCGTCCTCCTCGACTTCTGGACGTTCTGTTGCATCAACTGCCTCCACGTCCTCGACGAACTGCGCCCCCTGGAGGAGAAGTACTCCAAGGAGCTCGTCATCATCGGCGTGCACTCGCCGAAGTTCGAGTTCGAACGCACCGTCGAAGCCGTCGATCAGGCCGTCGAGCGCTACCAGGTCGAGCACCTCGTCCTCGACGATCCCGACCTCGTCACTTGGCAGGCCTACACCGCCCGCGCCTGGCCGACCCTGGCCGTCATCGACCCCGAGGGCTACCTCGTGGCGACCATGTCCGGTGAAGGCCATGCCGCCGGTCTCACCGAGATCATCGAAGGCCTCATCGAGGAACACTCGGCCAAGGGCACCCTCCATTCGGGCGACGGTCCCTACGTTCCGCCGCCGGCCCCGGAGACGGATCTGTTCTACCCCGGAAAGGCCACGCGCCTGCCGTCGGGTCACCTCCTCGTCGCCGATTCCGGGCACCACAGCCTCGTCGAGTACGACGACGATGCGGCCACGATCATCCGCCGCATCGGCACCGGAGTCCGCGGATCCGAGGACGGCGACTTCGCCTCGGCGAGCTTCAGCGAACCGGGCGGCATCACCGTGCTGCCTGCCGAGCTGGCCGCCGAAGTCGGTTACCAGATCGTCGTCGCCGACACCGTCAACCACACCCTGCGCGGCATCGACCTCGAGAACGAGACGGTCACGACCATCGCCGGCACAGGCGAGCAGCACATGGTCGGCGCCATCGACAATGTCCGCGGCAAGCCCGGTGAACTGGGACGATACGACGGACCCGCACGAGATGTGAAGCTGTCCTCGCCGTGGGATGTCCTCTTCGTCCCCTCCACCGCCGAGGTGGTCGTGGCGATGGCGGGCAACCACACCATCTGGTCGTTCGACCCGAAGGACGGCACGATCCGCATCCTTTCGGGCACGATGAACGAAGGACTGGTCGACGGCGACGGGGAGTCAGCCTGGTTCGCCCAGTCATCCGGTCTCGACCTCGGCTCCGCGGGCGAAGTGTTCGTCGCCGACTCCGAGACCTCGGCGATCCGCCGCCTCGACCCCGCCACCGGCGAGGTGTCCTCGCTGGTGGGCGTCGGACTCTTCGACTTCGGCTTCCGTGACGGACCGGCTGCCGAGGCGCGCCTGCAGCACCCGCTGGGCGTGCGCAGCCTGCCCGACGGGTCGGTCGCGATCGCCGACACCTACAACGGCGCGATCCGCCGCTTCGACCCGAAGACCGAGGAGGTCACGACCCTGGCGCGCGGCCTGCGCGAACCCTCGGACATCGTCCTCATCGACAATGAGGGAACCCCCGATGATGCCGAACTCATCGTCGTCGAGTCCGCGGCGCACGCGCTCACTCGTGTGAAGCTGCCCAAGGACGCTCAGAAGGTCGACGAAGGCGCGCTGACGACGAAGCGCCCCTCGACGGAGATCGCCTCCGGTCCGGTGTCGCTGACCGTGAGCTTCACCGTCCCGGCTGGTCAGAAGCTCGACGACCGATGGGGTGACCCCACGTTCCTGCAGGTGTCTGCGACGCCGCCGGAGCTCATCGTCTCCGGGGCCGGCGGAGCTGAAGGGCTCAATCGCGATATCGTCATCGATCCCGAGTTCACCGAGGGAGTGCTGCACGTGACCGCGCGGGCCGCTGCCTGCGATGGTGAGCCTGGGGGAGAGATCCCGCTGCACGCAGCCTGCCACCTCTACCAGCAGGACTGGGGAATCCCCGTCGAGCTCGTGGACTCGGCGCCGAACGAACTCACCCTCGACCTCCGCGGTGCCTGA